In Caretta caretta isolate rCarCar2 chromosome 11, rCarCar1.hap1, whole genome shotgun sequence, the sequence caggtactcagcaccttcaggatcaagccctgaagTTGCATTTAGAACTGCAATTAACATGAAAAGTCAGTTTAAAGCCAAGAGCAAAAGTACAGATCTTTGAATACTTGAATACAAAGTGGCCTCCTAATGGTATTCATTTTAAGTGCACTTATGAGGAAAACTGTTCAGGCTAATTGAAGCCAAGATGAGATTTATGCTGTATGGCAGAGGTCAGCATTTAGAACAAGCCATTTATCTCATTAAATGGTCTTAATTCACTTAGCAAGGACATTGCTAGAAAATAAGAGGTGTAAGGGAAGTGAACACAGAAATCCTGTCTGGCATTTATTTGTGACTGGCACAGATGAAAAGCACAGGTGAGAGTGAGAGCACCTCACCTCCCAAAAAGCAAAGATCACGGCACAGCCAGAGACACCTCCCAAATAAAGCGATTTCCAGTTGGTAGAGTTAGTTTTCTCTAGCATGATTTTGGCCACTGGAATTAGTGCAATAGCTTCTCCAAGGAGAATCAGAGTAACACTAGCAGGattttccccaccccaaccccatctTCCACCCCCCTACACTTTACCTGAAAacttattaaaaaagaaacagtggAAAACCCCAGAAATGTTTTGTGAACTCAAAATTACACAGAACGGCACAAATAGCATGTCCAGAATGAAAAGCCTGCAATCCTGCAAGTAACATACAGCGGGAGAGAGAGCGCAATTCAAAACCTGGGGAACCCCCCTCCACTGGGTTAGGATTTCTGCTCCCACTCCGCCTCCAATACTTCCCCAACCTTACACAGGGCTCAGCAATCCCTTAAGACAGGAGGCAGATTCTGCTGACTTTTTTCCTCTCAGGAGCAATGAGAAGCTCAACTCTCTAACTTGACACAAGAGACTGGGAACCTCGTGCTGGAAACGGCACTTACCATGGCTGATCAGAGTTCCAAGCACTGCTATCAGCTGGGCAGTAGAGCACCAGCCAACCCGACCTGTTATTCCACAGTGACCCAGTGTCACCCTTGGGAATGGGGAGTATGCACAGCTAATAACTCACGAGACTGGTCTCATTCTGTGGGAAACGTCGAAAGCTAAACATATGGCTCCAATACTAGGTCTGCTCCACAGGGTTTGGGCAGATGTATAAGATTATGCCATGCACTGATTGGGCGATGAAAGTATTACCTGCTTGACGGCTGCGTTAATTAACTGATACCGATGAGATCGGCGCATGGGCAAGCACAGGCTGTACAGAGCGTGCAAGGCTGCGCAAAAGAAACTCAGAAGGCCAATCTGCTTTCTGTGCTGTAGCCACTGGTCTAGCCAGTCTGGAAAGCGTCTGTACTTTGTGCCATAGTGCAGCTGGAAAGaggcggccaggaccccgggtAGATAAACGAGAGAGAGCATGACGTAGGCTACGCAGGGCAGCGTGCTATTGACCACCTCCACTGGGATCTTGTAGAACTTGTTTTTCTGTTCCCAGATGTAAGGGTGTAAGACTTGTCTGATGAAGTTGTAGGTGtagaaacagagaaagagaccCAGGGCCAAAAAAACAGGGATTTTCCAAGCTGGGAGGAGGCGCAGGGGAATGTTCTCGATCTCACAGGCTGAAGACAAGGAGCCCATGTCCACAGGGGTGAAGCCCATGACCTGAGCAATTTCAGCAACTGTACGCTTGGCTTCTTGATTATCACAGCAAATCAAGACCTGCAATGAACCAAAAGATACATTAACTGGCAAACAGAGATGCAAAGCAAAGGAAACAGACACTTGGGAAGGAATCTGGATTAACAAGAGCCTAGATTCCTAACAGCAGTGTGGCCATTTCATATTGTATTTTTAATGGATGCCAAGGGTGCAGGAAGCCCAGGAGAGGCATTCATTTAGATGTGTGTTTAAGTCCaagtaaatacatacataaataatgTGTTGCACTTATATGGAACGTTCTATCCtaagatcacaaagcactttacaaagccaATTAAACCTTGCCCCATCGCTGTGAGCCAAGTAAGAACTTTTATCCTCCTCTGATAGAGGAGGCACAAAGGAGGTAAGGAAGTTAGGAAACTTTGAGTACTTTTGCTCATCTTCCTACTTACTAAAATTGGCTGACAGAACCGTTTTGGcctagattgaaaaaaaaaatttacatctcACTTTAAAATAGCAATGCTACTCAGCCACATGGTGCTTTTAGCAGGGGCTCAGTACCTTACAGCTTACTTCTGTGAggagaaataaaatgaatttgTCCCAGGCCACAGAAGGTTTCCATGCTAGTGGTAGGATTAGATTTTAGCAATTTCtggtccccccgccaccccatcctgTGTTCCATCCACTAGATCTCACTTCTCTCAGTTAGTAAAGCACTTAACTAATGCAGTCAGataccaaatcctgaagtccagGTGAGTTTTGCCGGAGTAAGGACTGTAGGATTTGGCCCctaataaaagaaaacaataccTGCTTATTCCCGTCTCTGGGACCCGACTGTAAGGTCCATGCAGATATCACATTAAATCCTTTGACGACAGTGCAGGCTGGGAAAAGAGAAGCCAAGTACTCGGCATTTGATTCTTTGTGATGGTTAATTTCAGTGTTGTTGCTGACATCCACCAGTATTTTGCCAGCCAGCACATCCGTCAGGTCACAGAGCGTGGAGTAATGTTCCCTGAAAACTGCCACAAAAATAACATCCGTCTTCTTTGCAACATCCACCTGGGCAGTTACTTCAGCTGCTGAAGGAAAGAGGCCCGCACAGCGCTTTGGATTGCGGCTTCCAACCACCACCTGGAAACCTGAGTACACCAGACGTGTAGCCAACGAGCGTGCAAAGTCTCCACTTCCCAGGATCCCTATGGTTCGGCCAACAGCCAGGGTGAGATCTGGATTGCTCTCCATATTCCGGCGACCTAGGAGTGGTTTTGCCATGTCTCCGCCTGGCATCCCTTTAGGCAAAAGCAGAAAGGACAAGTTCACTGgaaacaacattttcaaaatcttaTCTCCCTGTCTTAGTCTACATACGATAGAAACAAACCCGCAGTAATGTGGCGAATGCTACATGCCACATGCACAGCCAGTGCAAACGGGGTCTGTGTGGGAACCCACCATAGACTCAGGGAGGATGGAATCCCCTGAACATGCAAACTGGCTGTATAATGCTGCGCCCCTGCAGGGCTCATTGGCAGCAGGGATCGAACACAGAACCTCTGGTTGTAAAAGCAAAACTGCTATTGTGTGAGCTCAGAGACCCACCTCTACTAggcaaggctgtagcaggctcatcaatctaTGTATACGCAGACCAGTCACTACTAGTGGAGGACAGAACACCAGACCAAGTGGGTATGAGTTGAAGGAGCAAAGTAGCTGTATGACTCCATTGTGGCAGCCTCTAGACATGTGCAGTCAAAGATCCACTGACCACTCCCCAACTTTGTCCTCTACCTGCCTCTACCCTCACCCCAAACTTACTCTCCAGGCTATAAAACCACAGCAGCCTTGACCCCTGCGGCATGTGTGGGCCTTCCACACCGTAACAGGGTGGTCTGGACCCTTTCCATAGCAAGGGGCCTTGGGGCCAGTCAGACCTAGTCCATGGCATGGCCCCTTTAAGAACCTGGTGTTTAAGGGAGTAGCAGGCAAGCTGGTGACTGGGGGGCCAGGTGGTAATCAGTGAGCTACCTCCTGCACAGGATAAAAAAACAAGCTGTTCGCTGActggggggaagagaaagggcAAGTGGTTTGGAGTGTTTCTGTCTATGCAGCCTGGGCTGGAGGGCTGTGACATTCTTTAGCCAGAGGGAAGCTGGAGGTGTGAGCTTGGGAATCTGgacaggaggaaaaaacaaagccTCTCCAGAGAGTTAGAAGGACtgtcagagctccctggctcagAGATATCTGGAAGGGTGATCCAGGATTGAGGGTGAAGCTGGAAATGCAGGCGCAGTTCCTAAAGACGGAATAAACTGAACCCCAGCAAGGGGAGCTTGACTTTACATACTGGGCTGTGATCATGTAACTGCGGTGCCAGGAGGGGATTGAGGGGGGTGCCTGCAAGGCTGTGCCTCGAGGGGCTGTGCTCTGGGAGGGCACCCTACCCCACAGAGGGCAAGGGACTCAGCCTTTCCCTTACAGGCAGCAGGGAATGCGACTATGTTCTACATAAGAAAGGCAGCAGGCTTGTTGTATATAGGTGGACAGGAGGCTGGTGGTGTCCTCCTAATCCACATTTGGGTACTTTGAAAGAGCATCAAACAACTTAGGCTGGTTATTTAAATTTAGAGCTGGACTCTAGATGGGGCATCTTGGGTCACAATGAAAGTGTCTGGGCAGAGGTGCGTGATGCAGCTTACGCAGCACTTGCCTGTTCCAATTTCAGTCAAGTGCTTTTGGCTACAGACCTTGAATAAGCAATACAAAtgtacccccccccacacacacacatttaaaaaaaatccccacaaagGAAGGGCTTTATACCACCCAGGTCTCATTATTTGGCACATCTACAGCACCTTCCGTCCAAGCAACTTGCTAAGCTTTAAAAACACTAATGATTGTCGCCTCCCAGCATTCACTGGGTTTTATCACCAATGGGGAGACTGAGCCctgagaggctaaatgacttgcccaaggctacccAGTACGACAGCAgtgccaggagtagaacccaagtCAGTGCCAAGTCTGCTGCCTTAATCCCCAAACCATCCCCTTTTTCTAATAAAATGTATGGACAAAATGTTACTCTACAACAAAGGCACATTTCTCTGGCTCTTAGGCAAATGAATAGAAATTAGCATTCAGGGTGACAGAATGGTTGTTACCGAGGGACTCATTTCATCATAGGTCTAAAGCACCGCAAAAGCATTCCGAGAGCTCCCAAAGGGATTGTGAACTGTGCTGGAAGACAATCTTTTTGTACTGTGACATTTCTGTCCTGTAACTGCCATTCAAAACAAACAGGGACATTTGCAATGTTCTGGGATAAACAGCATCTCTGTCTCCCGCTACTTGGGttcaaaaggaagagaaaaataaaagcatcaCAGAATTAAACAGCATTTGAAAGTAAGACAgagcagaatattttaaaaacaaagattttctaAAATTAAGTGTGGAGTTGTGCCCCGCTATTTCagccttagactgtaagctgtttggggccaggatcatctttttgttctatgcttgtacagtacctagcacaatggggtcctggcccatgtcCACGACTGGGGCTGCTTGGTGCTATGGTTGGGATCCAGGAAGGTATTGAGGCACCTAAACCTGATGATTAGGCACCTTAGCCCCAGGTTTAGGTGCCCaggtcccagttttggctccactgtaATCCACAAAACTTTCACTGatccctgtaggtgcctaaactcacttggtgcctaaGTTTTTCCAGAGTAAACATTCCCTAGGTGTCTAGATTTCTGCCTATGGGCATGCACACTGCCACCTCCATctaggcatccagacacctatCTTCTGCCTaagctctagagcagtggtcaccaaccggtagaTCATGATCGACTGGTCAGTCATGGAGCTTCTGCCAGTTGATCGCAGTCTCCATCCGCCAAAACTccagtggcacagtggggctaaggcaagctccttGCCTCCCCT encodes:
- the STEAP3 gene encoding metalloreductase STEAP3 isoform X5, yielding MPGGDMAKPLLGRRNMESNPDLTLAVGRTIGILGSGDFARSLATRLVYSGFQVVVGSRNPKRCAGLFPSAAEVTAQVDVAKKTDVIFVAVFREHYSTLCDLTDVLAGKILVDVSNNTEINHHKESNAEYLASLFPACTVVKGFNVISAWTLQSGPRDGNKQVLICCDNQEAKRTVAEIAQVMGFTPVDMGSLSSACEIENIPLRLLPAWKIPVFLALGLFLCFYTYNFIRQVLHPYIWEQKNKFYKIPVEVVNSTLPCVAYVMLSLVYLPGVLAASFQLHYGTKYRRFPDWLDQWLQHRKQIGLLSFFCAALHALYSLCLPMRRSHRYQLINAAVKQVMEKKTDAWIEEEVWRMEIYVSLGIMALGLLSLLAITSLPSIANSLNWREFSFIQPSNQNFLPRPAKRL
- the STEAP3 gene encoding metalloreductase STEAP3 isoform X6; this translates as MPGGDMAKPLLGRRNMESNPDLTLAVGRTIGILGSGDFARSLATRLVYSGFQVVVGSRNPKRCAGLFPSAAEVTAQVDVAKKTDVIFVAVFREHYSTLCDLTDVLAGKILVDVSNNTEINHHKESNAEYLASLFPACTVVKGFNVISAWTLQSGPRDGNKQVLICCDNQEAKRTVAEIAQVMGFTPVDMGSLSSACEIENIPLRLLPAWKIPVFLALGLFLCFYTYNFIRQVLHPYIWEQKNKFYKIPVEVVNSTLPCVAYVMLSLVYLPGVLAASFQLHYGTKYRRFPDWLDQWLQHRKQIGLLSFFCAALHALYSLCLPMRRSHRYQLINAAVKQVMEKKTDAWIEEEVWRMEIYVSLGIMALGLLSLLAITSLPSIANSLNWREFSFIQT
- the STEAP3 gene encoding metalloreductase STEAP3 isoform X3, giving the protein MPGGDMAKPLLGRRNMESNPDLTLAVGRTIGILGSGDFARSLATRLVYSGFQVVVGSRNPKRCAGLFPSAAEVTAQVDVAKKTDVIFVAVFREHYSTLCDLTDVLAGKILVDVSNNTEINHHKESNAEYLASLFPACTVVKGFNVISAWTLQSGPRDGNKQVLICCDNQEAKRTVAEIAQVMGFTPVDMGSLSSACEIENIPLRLLPAWKIPVFLALGLFLCFYTYNFIRQVLHPYIWEQKNKFYKIPVEVVNSTLPCVAYVMLSLVYLPGVLAASFQLHYGTKYRRFPDWLDQWLQHRKQIGLLSFFCAALHALYSLCLPMRRSHRYQLINAAVKQVMEKKTDAWIEEEVWRMEIYVSLGIMALGLLSLLAITSLPSIANSLNWREFSFIQSTVGFIALVVSTLHTLTFGWTRAFDENQYKFYLPPSYTLTLLVPCTVILAKIFFRLPCIHGRLRRIRNGWEKGRHDLVNPLQQQESICAR
- the STEAP3 gene encoding metalloreductase STEAP3 isoform X2; the encoded protein is MPGGDMAKPLLGRRNMESNPDLTLAVGRTIGILGSGDFARSLATRLVYSGFQVVVGSRNPKRCAGLFPSAAEVTAQVDVAKKTDVIFVAVFREHYSTLCDLTDVLAGKILVDVSNNTEINHHKESNAEYLASLFPACTVVKGFNVISAWTLQSGPRDGNKQVLICCDNQEAKRTVAEIAQVMGFTPVDMGSLSSACEIENIPLRLLPAWKIPVFLALGLFLCFYTYNFIRQVLHPYIWEQKNKFYKIPVEVVNSTLPCVAYVMLSLVYLPGVLAASFQLHYGTKYRRFPDWLDQWLQHRKQIGLLSFFCAALHALYSLCLPMRRSHRYQLINAAVKQVMEKKTDAWIEEEVWRMEIYVSLGIMALGLLSLLAITSLPSIANSLNWREFSFIQSTVGFIALVVSTLHTLTFGWTRAFDENQYKFYLPPSYTLTLLVPCTVILAKIFFRLPCIHGRLRRIRNGWEKGRYVKFTLPSATGEYSSGESSSNV